One window of Myxococcus xanthus genomic DNA carries:
- a CDS encoding ankyrin repeat domain-containing protein has protein sequence MSLFDAVLAGDRDAVESHLSAGADPNPFDEEGRTPLMAAARAGRADLVQRLLDAGADPELTDSIGESALIMAAAHGHTEVCQWLMPHARADDQDLARTLLSGLGITDLRLDAPPPQDNSFRRKLASAGAYVSGKLGDDGATKRLERVLRSEKQRKP, from the coding sequence ATGTCCCTCTTCGATGCCGTGCTGGCGGGCGACCGTGACGCCGTGGAGTCCCACCTGTCCGCTGGAGCGGACCCGAACCCCTTCGACGAGGAGGGGCGCACGCCGCTGATGGCCGCGGCCCGCGCGGGGCGAGCGGACCTGGTGCAACGCCTCCTGGATGCGGGAGCGGACCCCGAGCTGACGGACAGCATCGGCGAGTCCGCGCTCATCATGGCCGCAGCGCACGGGCACACCGAGGTCTGCCAGTGGCTGATGCCTCACGCGCGCGCGGATGACCAGGACCTGGCCCGCACGCTGCTCTCCGGCCTGGGCATCACTGACTTGCGCTTGGACGCGCCGCCTCCGCAGGACAACAGCTTCCGCCGCAAGCTCGCCTCCGCGGGGGCGTACGTCTCCGGCAAGCTGGGAGACGACGGCGCCACGAAGCGGCTGGAGCGCGTCCTGCGCTCGGAGAAGCAGCGCAAGCCCTGA
- a CDS encoding ribosome-binding factor A: MSSSRNRRTSASRHLRVQSHLSQEVSRTFRGELSDPRLEGVALTSFELSPDGRLVRIGYTVTPEAAAAGLRPLQAALEGASGYLRSQLAEHLDLKRVPQLRFIYIGVSEHTPGAAEEGES; this comes from the coding sequence ATGTCCTCTTCCAGGAATCGCCGTACCTCGGCATCGCGCCATCTGCGCGTGCAGTCCCATCTGTCCCAAGAAGTCTCCCGCACCTTCCGGGGGGAGCTGTCCGACCCGAGGCTCGAAGGCGTCGCGCTGACGTCCTTCGAGCTGTCGCCGGACGGCCGCCTCGTTCGCATCGGCTACACCGTCACGCCCGAAGCCGCGGCTGCCGGCCTTCGTCCCCTGCAGGCGGCGCTCGAAGGCGCCAGCGGCTACCTGCGCTCGCAGCTCGCGGAGCACCTCGACCTCAAGCGCGTGCCGCAGCTTCGCTTCATCTACATCGGCGTCTCGGAGCACACGCCCGGGGCGGCGGAGGAGGGCGAGTCATGA
- a CDS encoding non-proteolytic archaemetzincin-like protein, with product MPQKTLLLVSVGSPPASLLRDLQDPLAAQMGVAAVVSKTVLPTPAYAFNKDRGQYHCNAIMRRLTPMQEPGQFAVLGISDVDLFVPDSPFVFGEADRESKTAVMSLHRLAQGAASEMLRRRAQVEVVHQAGHLLGLSYCEDPRCVMFFAQTPQDCDRKQLSLCNLCRNELQKLNR from the coding sequence ATGCCGCAGAAGACACTCCTTCTGGTCTCCGTGGGTAGCCCGCCAGCCTCTCTCTTGAGGGACTTGCAGGACCCGCTGGCGGCGCAAATGGGTGTCGCGGCCGTGGTGTCGAAGACGGTATTGCCGACGCCCGCCTACGCCTTCAACAAGGACCGTGGCCAGTACCACTGCAACGCCATCATGCGGCGGCTGACGCCGATGCAGGAGCCCGGCCAGTTCGCCGTGTTGGGCATCTCCGACGTGGACCTCTTCGTCCCGGACTCGCCTTTCGTCTTCGGGGAAGCGGACCGCGAGTCGAAGACGGCGGTGATGAGCCTCCATCGCCTGGCCCAGGGCGCCGCCAGCGAAATGTTGCGGCGCCGCGCGCAGGTGGAGGTGGTGCACCAGGCAGGACACCTGCTCGGTTTGTCCTACTGCGAGGACCCTCGGTGCGTGATGTTCTTCGCGCAGACGCCGCAGGACTGCGACCGCAAGCAACTGTCGCTCTGCAACCTCTGCCGCAACGAGCTCCAGAAGCTCAACCGCTGA
- a CDS encoding protein-disulfide reductase DsbD family protein — MTHQQSKRLGVVGGIGLLLVAAVAWADLPASAVASSAPDEGDPRIEGALLVDATEVKPGDTFRVGVRFRLDPGWHVYWKNPGDSGLETEVAWDTPGVTVGPLQWPFPQTFRTPDGFITTHGYDGEAILIADAKAVEGPSTGLLTVSAAVEALVCEVHCIPAELMLTRSIPLGPQTVRDAETAAVFDTELAKVPRPAKDSGPAATVALDAPQLTAGQDFTGTLTLTAPGGAAVPAVEGDFFVADRIPGVVRVGLASDGPGRFKLKGKAEPDAQASAPDLTGVLRLGTAATGYQYLEVTAPLAPLVAAGGAAGTPAVVKPPSVKDSIAAVKPVGAAIATPPAAESSMGLGLALVFAFFGGALLNLMPCVFPVLALKAYGFTRMVQQEQGRVGAHAAAYAAGIIGTMLLLASVVLAVRAGGASVGWGFQFQEPLFVAGVCAVLVAFALNLFGVFNVGLDGTALAGKVDQSHGLMHSAGEGVLAVVLATPCSAPLLGTAVGFAFAAGPMTVLAVFTALGLGLALPFCVLVLVPGLAKKLPKPGAWMERFKQVLGFALLATTVWLVWVMGGLAGVDGMARLLAFLVAVGLVTWLYGQGQAQDGVRKLATVAVAAGVLVASGLLTLRFDDQDPVEAPRVGSTVAQAQPWSADAVNAALAAGQPVFIDFTADWCLTCKFNERTVLSTDEVRDAFKKHQVAFFIADWTRRDASITTKLAEHGRAGVPMYLVLSPGAPDKPEVLPELLTPGVVTDAVTRAAACAPSKLGNGANVLCAAGFPSH; from the coding sequence ATGACGCATCAGCAGTCCAAGAGGCTCGGCGTTGTTGGTGGAATCGGACTGCTGCTGGTGGCGGCGGTCGCGTGGGCGGACCTGCCCGCGTCGGCGGTGGCATCGAGCGCGCCGGACGAAGGCGACCCTCGCATCGAGGGTGCCCTCCTGGTGGACGCCACCGAGGTGAAGCCGGGAGACACCTTCCGCGTGGGCGTGCGCTTCCGGTTGGATCCAGGCTGGCACGTCTACTGGAAGAACCCGGGCGACTCCGGCTTGGAGACGGAAGTGGCGTGGGACACGCCCGGCGTCACCGTGGGGCCGCTGCAGTGGCCCTTCCCGCAGACGTTCCGCACGCCCGACGGCTTCATCACCACCCATGGCTATGACGGTGAGGCCATCCTCATCGCCGACGCGAAGGCCGTGGAAGGGCCCTCCACGGGCCTGCTGACGGTGTCCGCCGCCGTGGAAGCGCTGGTGTGCGAGGTGCACTGCATCCCCGCGGAGCTGATGCTGACGCGCTCCATCCCCCTGGGTCCCCAGACGGTGCGCGACGCCGAGACAGCGGCTGTCTTCGACACCGAGCTGGCCAAGGTGCCCCGTCCCGCCAAGGACAGCGGCCCCGCGGCGACGGTGGCGCTGGATGCGCCGCAGCTCACCGCGGGCCAGGATTTCACCGGCACCCTCACCCTGACGGCCCCGGGCGGCGCGGCGGTGCCCGCGGTGGAAGGTGACTTCTTCGTCGCCGACCGCATCCCCGGCGTCGTGCGCGTGGGGTTGGCCTCGGACGGTCCGGGCCGCTTCAAACTCAAGGGCAAGGCGGAGCCGGACGCGCAGGCGTCGGCGCCGGACCTGACGGGCGTGCTGCGCCTGGGCACGGCGGCCACGGGCTACCAGTACCTCGAGGTGACGGCGCCGCTGGCCCCCTTGGTGGCGGCCGGTGGCGCGGCTGGGACGCCGGCCGTGGTGAAGCCGCCGTCGGTGAAGGACAGCATCGCGGCGGTGAAGCCGGTGGGCGCCGCCATCGCCACGCCGCCCGCGGCCGAGTCGTCCATGGGCCTGGGGCTGGCGCTGGTGTTCGCCTTCTTCGGTGGCGCGCTGCTCAACCTGATGCCGTGCGTGTTCCCCGTGCTGGCGCTCAAGGCCTACGGCTTCACGCGCATGGTGCAGCAGGAGCAGGGCCGCGTCGGCGCGCATGCGGCGGCCTACGCGGCGGGCATCATCGGCACCATGCTGCTGCTGGCCAGCGTCGTGCTGGCGGTGCGCGCGGGTGGCGCGAGCGTGGGCTGGGGCTTCCAGTTCCAGGAGCCGCTCTTCGTCGCGGGTGTGTGCGCGGTGTTGGTCGCCTTCGCGCTCAACCTCTTCGGTGTCTTCAACGTGGGCCTGGACGGCACGGCGCTGGCGGGCAAGGTGGACCAGAGCCACGGCCTGATGCACAGCGCTGGCGAGGGCGTGCTGGCCGTGGTGCTGGCCACGCCGTGCTCGGCGCCGCTGCTGGGCACCGCGGTGGGCTTCGCCTTCGCGGCGGGCCCCATGACGGTGCTGGCCGTCTTCACCGCGCTGGGCCTGGGGCTCGCGCTGCCCTTCTGTGTGCTGGTGCTGGTGCCCGGGCTGGCGAAGAAGCTGCCCAAGCCGGGCGCGTGGATGGAGCGCTTCAAGCAGGTGCTGGGCTTCGCGCTGCTGGCCACCACTGTCTGGCTGGTGTGGGTAATGGGCGGGCTGGCCGGCGTGGACGGCATGGCGCGGCTGCTGGCGTTCCTGGTCGCGGTGGGGCTCGTCACGTGGCTGTACGGTCAGGGGCAGGCGCAGGACGGTGTGCGCAAGCTGGCCACCGTGGCGGTGGCCGCGGGCGTGCTGGTGGCGTCAGGGCTGCTGACGTTGCGTTTCGATGACCAGGACCCCGTGGAGGCGCCTCGGGTCGGGTCCACGGTGGCGCAGGCGCAGCCGTGGAGCGCGGACGCGGTGAACGCGGCGCTGGCGGCGGGCCAGCCGGTGTTCATCGACTTCACTGCGGACTGGTGCCTCACCTGCAAGTTCAACGAGCGCACCGTGCTGTCCACCGACGAGGTGCGGGACGCCTTCAAGAAGCACCAGGTGGCCTTCTTCATCGCGGACTGGACGCGCCGGGACGCGAGCATCACCACCAAGCTGGCCGAGCACGGCCGGGCCGGTGTGCCCATGTACCTGGTGCTGAGCCCGGGCGCCCCCGACAAGCCGGAGGTGCTGCCGGAGTTGCTCACGCCGGGCGTGGTGACGGACGCCGTGACGCGCGCGGCGGCGTGTGCACCCTCGAAGCTGGGCAACGGCGCGAACGTCCTCT
- a CDS encoding (Fe-S)-binding protein: MSPIITGLLLALAIPIFVMTMSGRVGVLLAMKKENRLDNIPFRVAQLVRFGLGQKRLVDPEEFTPGLFHVLIYAAFMVLALRTVMLFAMGFSTTALDVLTDLGHPFWAEQSALLFVYKVYLLAKDVVAALALLGVAYYIWVRWKVKPDRLTPSWEAYLILCFIGGLMVSEFLFGGSHMVAAHAAQAQVGAAQVPQSPAALVWWEPFTSLTGLAMMPLGATAAHVVGAAGFWVHLVIILAFLNFLPIGKHFHIITGLPTVFFQRTHSTGKLPTPDLEKEEFGTATVKDLTWKQGLDLYSCTECGRCQTHCPTYITGKPLTHKGVNQDLKHWIWGNEQWVEEGYGPNGIKEPLPEIVGSALSAETVWACTSCGWCEQACPVFIENVPRLIDMRRYQVQVKAEFPPEIQRVFEGIERQGNPWGLGQDRRDEWAEDLALPTWGDDGGPYEYLFFVGCAGSYDDKQKKVSRALVKILREAGVSFATLSKQEMCNGDSARRMGNEYLFQTMAKTNVETWNSMGVKAVITQCPHCFNTIKNEYPEFGGEYRVINHTQLINELLKEKRIKLSAVMNSKLTYHDPCYLGRHNGVYDAPREVLNSIPGLEVVEMQRSKREGFCCGAGGGRMWMEEHIGTRINHNRLNEAALTLKHAEDPNTPYPNAADKKKPGQVGDYKEKGGSGIVAVACPFCSTMLSDAVNDTGREENIKIKDITELVADALETKSGAVGTVAPSATVSAKPE, from the coding sequence ATGAGTCCCATCATCACCGGCCTGTTGCTAGCCCTCGCCATTCCCATCTTCGTGATGACCATGTCCGGTCGCGTGGGCGTCCTGCTCGCGATGAAGAAGGAGAACCGGCTCGACAACATCCCCTTCCGCGTGGCGCAGTTGGTGCGCTTCGGCCTTGGCCAGAAGCGACTGGTGGATCCGGAGGAGTTCACGCCGGGCCTGTTCCACGTCCTCATCTACGCGGCCTTCATGGTGCTGGCCCTGCGCACCGTCATGCTCTTCGCCATGGGGTTTTCGACCACGGCGCTGGACGTGCTGACAGACCTGGGCCACCCGTTCTGGGCGGAGCAATCCGCGCTGCTCTTCGTCTACAAGGTCTACCTGCTGGCCAAGGACGTGGTCGCCGCGCTGGCCCTGCTGGGCGTGGCCTACTACATCTGGGTCCGCTGGAAGGTGAAGCCGGACCGCCTGACGCCGTCGTGGGAGGCGTACCTCATCCTGTGCTTCATCGGCGGGCTGATGGTCTCCGAGTTCCTGTTCGGCGGCAGCCACATGGTGGCCGCGCACGCCGCGCAGGCGCAGGTGGGCGCCGCGCAGGTGCCCCAGTCCCCCGCCGCGCTGGTGTGGTGGGAGCCGTTCACCAGCCTGACGGGTCTGGCGATGATGCCGTTGGGCGCCACCGCCGCGCACGTGGTGGGCGCGGCTGGCTTCTGGGTTCACCTGGTCATCATCCTGGCGTTCCTGAACTTCCTGCCCATCGGCAAGCACTTCCACATCATCACCGGCCTGCCCACCGTCTTCTTCCAGCGCACCCACTCCACCGGCAAGCTGCCCACGCCGGACCTGGAGAAGGAGGAGTTCGGCACCGCCACGGTGAAGGACCTGACGTGGAAGCAGGGCCTGGACCTCTACTCCTGTACGGAGTGTGGCCGCTGCCAGACGCACTGTCCGACGTACATCACCGGCAAGCCGCTCACCCACAAGGGCGTCAACCAGGACCTGAAGCATTGGATCTGGGGCAATGAGCAGTGGGTGGAGGAAGGCTACGGCCCCAATGGCATCAAGGAGCCGCTGCCCGAAATCGTCGGCAGCGCGCTGTCGGCGGAGACGGTGTGGGCGTGCACGAGCTGCGGCTGGTGCGAGCAGGCCTGCCCGGTGTTCATCGAAAACGTGCCGCGCCTCATCGACATGCGCCGCTACCAGGTGCAGGTGAAGGCGGAGTTCCCCCCCGAAATCCAGCGCGTGTTCGAGGGCATCGAGCGCCAGGGCAACCCCTGGGGCCTGGGCCAGGACCGGCGCGACGAGTGGGCGGAGGACCTGGCGCTCCCCACGTGGGGTGACGACGGCGGTCCCTACGAGTACCTCTTCTTCGTGGGCTGCGCGGGCAGCTACGACGACAAGCAGAAGAAGGTCAGCCGCGCGCTGGTGAAGATTCTGCGCGAAGCGGGCGTGAGCTTCGCCACGCTGTCGAAGCAGGAGATGTGCAACGGCGACTCCGCGCGCCGCATGGGCAACGAGTACCTGTTCCAGACGATGGCGAAGACGAACGTCGAGACGTGGAACTCGATGGGCGTGAAGGCCGTCATCACCCAGTGCCCGCACTGCTTCAACACCATCAAGAACGAGTACCCGGAGTTCGGCGGCGAGTACCGCGTCATCAACCACACGCAGCTCATCAACGAGCTGCTGAAGGAGAAGCGCATCAAGCTCTCCGCGGTGATGAACAGCAAGCTCACCTACCACGACCCCTGCTACCTGGGCCGCCACAACGGCGTCTACGACGCCCCCCGCGAGGTGCTCAACAGCATCCCAGGGCTCGAGGTGGTGGAGATGCAGCGCAGCAAGCGCGAGGGCTTCTGCTGCGGCGCCGGCGGCGGCCGCATGTGGATGGAGGAGCACATTGGCACGCGCATCAACCACAACCGGTTGAACGAGGCCGCGCTCACGCTGAAGCACGCCGAGGACCCGAACACGCCCTACCCCAACGCCGCGGACAAGAAGAAGCCGGGCCAGGTGGGCGACTACAAGGAGAAGGGCGGCAGCGGCATCGTCGCGGTGGCGTGCCCGTTCTGCTCCACGATGCTCTCCGACGCGGTGAACGACACCGGCCGTGAGGAGAACATCAAGATCAAGGACATCACCGAGCTGGTCGCCGACGCGCTGGAGACCAAGAGCGGCGCGGTGGGCACCGTGGCCCCCAGCGCCACGGTGAGCGCCAAGCCGGAGTAG
- a CDS encoding PD40 domain-containing protein produces the protein MMTMTGKRRFLGAVLAVGMLGGCEPLDDGGGGGIGGVLFTRGFAFVREDDRNVYVVDDGGDANSPQRLTNVGGAYWPSVSRDGRSVVFVQRSGGTTTLLTVPTSGGTPSTLFRANDSTCARGCSNFRTPTFSPDGRSVVFVFSPGNSSQTALARINTDGSGFQELTPNNVIAYGAPSFVPNGGAVLAGAGSGLNQLDQLAHVPLNGGTITYSSLSAGVQFVENRVAVSPNGSQVALDGRLSSGGTRIFVAQLSGSNVGALQRVTIGGAGEESWPSWTGASQLGFLISAGGSDTGIYRANLSTGSVSLAVPSATEPSYGPI, from the coding sequence GTGATGACGATGACGGGCAAGCGGAGGTTCCTCGGAGCGGTCTTGGCGGTGGGGATGTTGGGGGGCTGCGAGCCCCTGGACGACGGTGGCGGCGGCGGCATCGGGGGCGTCCTCTTCACCCGCGGCTTCGCCTTCGTGCGCGAGGACGACCGCAACGTCTACGTGGTGGACGACGGCGGCGACGCCAATAGCCCGCAGCGGCTGACCAACGTGGGCGGCGCCTACTGGCCTTCCGTGTCGCGCGACGGCCGCAGCGTGGTGTTCGTCCAGCGCAGCGGCGGCACCACCACGCTGCTGACGGTGCCCACCTCGGGCGGCACGCCCTCCACGCTGTTCCGGGCGAATGATTCGACGTGCGCGCGCGGCTGCTCCAACTTCCGCACGCCCACCTTCAGTCCGGACGGGCGCAGCGTCGTCTTCGTCTTCTCGCCCGGCAACAGCTCCCAGACGGCGCTGGCGCGCATCAACACGGACGGCAGCGGCTTCCAGGAACTCACGCCCAACAACGTCATCGCCTATGGCGCGCCGTCCTTCGTGCCCAATGGGGGCGCGGTGCTGGCGGGCGCGGGCAGCGGGCTGAACCAGCTCGACCAGCTTGCGCACGTGCCGCTCAACGGGGGCACCATCACCTACTCCTCCCTGAGCGCGGGCGTGCAGTTCGTGGAGAACCGCGTGGCGGTGTCTCCGAACGGCTCCCAGGTGGCGCTGGATGGACGCCTGTCCTCCGGTGGTACGCGCATCTTCGTGGCGCAGTTGTCGGGCTCGAACGTGGGGGCGCTCCAGCGCGTCACCATCGGCGGGGCGGGCGAGGAGTCGTGGCCGAGCTGGACGGGCGCCAGTCAGTTGGGCTTCCTCATCAGCGCTGGCGGGAGCGACACGGGCATCTACCGCGCGAACCTGAGCACGGGCTCGGTGTCGCTGGCGGTGCCCAGCGCCACGGAACCGTCCTACGGGCCGATTTGA
- a CDS encoding RtcB family protein yields MMPRLLPPAPGCRPILVWARALPPGAEKQLRHIASQPYVVEHVAAMPDLHVASGIAVGTVFATEHHVVPGALGGDLGCGVSAWRFPLTSGLPGRDVLERVLSQLAERIPVGDAVHRGRGLPLPPALESPPLSTQKLRHAWERLAPRHLATLGGGNHFLELDRDADGALWLLLHTGSRGVGAAIADHHGRVARALGEGGLPALDIHTAEGAACLADTQWACRFALANREAIAARALDVLEEALGVAADPTSVVDVHHNHVAQEEHGGRLLWVHRKGAVGLQSGQRGLIPGSMGTASYVAEGRGEPRAFRSCSHGAGRVLTRAEARARIRPAALEHVLRRVVYDKGRAAALVEEAPAAYRDITEVLEDEADLVRPLLRLTPLAVLKG; encoded by the coding sequence ATGATGCCCCGTCTCCTTCCGCCCGCGCCGGGCTGCAGGCCCATCCTCGTCTGGGCCCGAGCGCTGCCTCCCGGCGCGGAGAAACAACTGCGTCACATCGCCTCCCAGCCCTATGTCGTGGAGCACGTGGCCGCCATGCCGGACCTCCACGTCGCTTCCGGCATCGCAGTGGGCACCGTCTTCGCCACGGAGCACCACGTCGTACCGGGGGCCCTGGGCGGAGACCTGGGCTGCGGCGTGAGCGCCTGGCGTTTCCCGCTCACCTCGGGCCTTCCCGGACGGGACGTGCTGGAGCGCGTGCTGTCTCAGTTGGCCGAGCGCATCCCCGTAGGTGACGCCGTCCACCGGGGCCGGGGGCTGCCCTTGCCCCCGGCGCTGGAGTCACCGCCCCTGTCCACCCAGAAGCTGCGCCATGCCTGGGAGCGGCTGGCGCCCAGGCACCTGGCGACGCTCGGGGGCGGCAACCACTTCCTCGAACTGGACCGGGATGCGGACGGGGCCCTCTGGCTGCTGCTGCATACCGGCTCGCGGGGCGTCGGCGCGGCCATCGCGGACCACCATGGGCGGGTGGCCCGGGCGCTCGGGGAGGGCGGCTTGCCGGCCCTGGACATCCACACCGCCGAGGGCGCCGCCTGCCTCGCCGACACGCAGTGGGCCTGCCGCTTCGCGCTCGCCAACCGGGAGGCCATCGCCGCTCGCGCGCTGGACGTCCTGGAGGAAGCCCTGGGCGTGGCCGCCGACCCCACGTCGGTCGTGGACGTGCACCACAACCACGTCGCCCAGGAGGAGCACGGGGGCCGCCTGTTGTGGGTCCACCGCAAGGGCGCGGTGGGGCTCCAATCCGGCCAACGCGGGCTCATCCCGGGTTCCATGGGGACGGCGTCCTACGTCGCGGAGGGCCGGGGCGAGCCGCGTGCCTTCCGCTCCTGCTCACACGGGGCGGGCCGCGTCCTCACCCGGGCGGAGGCACGGGCGCGCATCCGCCCGGCGGCGCTGGAGCACGTGCTGCGCCGCGTGGTGTACGACAAGGGGCGCGCCGCCGCCCTGGTAGAGGAGGCACCCGCCGCCTACCGCGACATCACCGAGGTGCTGGAGGACGAGGCCGACCTCGTCCGGCCGCTCCTGCGCCTGACACCGCTCGCCGTCCTCAAGGGCTGA
- a CDS encoding DUF6484 domain-containing protein: MSESPDSKSLASGAQSQEPILGSRAGSLVGFDASGAVLVDFPGNTSGPVAARLAVVVEPKALQAAVAQRQKAVLLFENGDARLPFVMGLIQEPSATPLLDALLESPPPEAALRPTEAHVDGKRVVIEGQDEVVLKCGEASITLRRNGKVIVKGTYLESRASGTHRIKGGTVEIN; this comes from the coding sequence ATGAGCGAGTCACCCGACAGCAAGTCCCTTGCCTCTGGCGCGCAATCCCAGGAGCCCATCCTGGGGAGCCGGGCCGGTAGTCTGGTGGGCTTCGATGCCAGTGGCGCGGTGCTCGTGGATTTTCCGGGGAACACCTCGGGCCCGGTGGCCGCGCGGCTCGCCGTCGTCGTGGAACCGAAGGCGCTCCAGGCCGCCGTCGCCCAGCGGCAGAAGGCGGTGCTCCTCTTCGAGAATGGAGACGCCCGGTTGCCCTTCGTCATGGGGCTCATCCAGGAGCCCAGCGCGACGCCGCTGTTGGACGCGTTGCTGGAATCCCCCCCCCCAGAAGCCGCGCTGCGCCCGACAGAGGCCCATGTCGACGGCAAGCGCGTCGTCATCGAGGGCCAGGACGAAGTCGTCCTCAAGTGCGGTGAGGCCAGCATCACCTTGCGCCGCAACGGCAAGGTCATCGTGAAAGGCACCTACCTGGAGTCGCGCGCCTCCGGCACCCACCGTATCAAGGGCGGCACGGTCGAAATCAACTGA
- a CDS encoding vWA domain-containing protein has product MKQTAWAVERDAEHGREVLLLVTLEADADAPRAPVAINLALDRSASMRGVPLLAAVQAAQALVERASPRDYLGLLTFDAEPEQVLPMRAMDPNARAQLLKVLARLESGEGTALHEAVERASESARRVLVPGARPQVLMLTDGEPSVGPSQLAEFKTQGARIAESGVMLHALGLGRHYLPDILEALTSPSGTGFVHVDDPEGLPMAVGQLGAELFGEVVADARVHVLPTGFADVRCRHRYPSRVEGDAMSATLGAISQAFPRRVLFSGMLGDAEWNLGVSTSYSERGDTRRISVPVTRVLPDSDAGRFVRAVSAELDLVAGEAAAWKALGRRHQDAAERALEAADVALYKLARLGSAEVPAQRHVERLADLRRVIERRANKLPALVMRRAHSEVSRITMSRVGPAAPALLPWKTED; this is encoded by the coding sequence ATGAAGCAGACGGCCTGGGCAGTGGAGCGTGACGCCGAACATGGCCGCGAGGTGCTCCTCCTCGTCACCCTGGAAGCCGACGCCGACGCCCCCCGCGCGCCCGTGGCCATCAACCTCGCTTTGGATCGCAGCGCCTCCATGCGGGGCGTGCCGCTGCTCGCCGCGGTGCAGGCCGCCCAGGCGCTCGTGGAGCGCGCCAGCCCACGCGACTACCTGGGCCTGCTCACCTTCGACGCCGAGCCCGAGCAGGTCCTCCCCATGCGCGCCATGGACCCCAACGCCCGGGCGCAGCTCCTCAAGGTGCTCGCGCGCCTGGAGTCCGGCGAGGGGACCGCCCTGCACGAGGCCGTGGAGCGCGCCTCGGAGTCCGCCCGCCGCGTGCTCGTGCCCGGCGCCCGGCCCCAGGTGCTGATGCTTACTGATGGCGAGCCCTCGGTAGGCCCGTCGCAGCTCGCAGAGTTCAAGACCCAGGGCGCCCGCATCGCCGAGTCCGGCGTCATGCTCCACGCGCTGGGGCTGGGCCGCCACTACCTGCCCGACATCCTGGAGGCCCTCACCAGTCCCTCCGGCACGGGCTTCGTGCACGTGGATGACCCGGAAGGTTTGCCCATGGCCGTGGGCCAACTGGGCGCCGAGCTCTTCGGTGAAGTCGTCGCCGACGCGCGCGTGCACGTGCTGCCCACGGGCTTCGCCGACGTCCGCTGTCGTCACCGCTATCCCTCGCGCGTGGAGGGCGACGCCATGAGCGCCACCCTGGGCGCCATCTCCCAGGCCTTCCCGCGCCGCGTCCTCTTCTCGGGCATGTTGGGGGATGCGGAGTGGAACCTGGGCGTGTCCACGTCCTACTCCGAGCGCGGCGATACGCGGCGCATCAGCGTGCCAGTGACGCGTGTGCTGCCCGACAGTGACGCGGGCCGCTTCGTGCGCGCCGTGTCCGCCGAGCTGGACCTGGTCGCCGGTGAAGCCGCCGCGTGGAAGGCCCTGGGCCGCCGTCACCAGGACGCCGCTGAGCGGGCGCTGGAGGCCGCGGACGTCGCCCTCTACAAACTCGCGCGGCTCGGCTCGGCGGAGGTGCCCGCGCAACGCCACGTGGAGCGGCTGGCGGACCTGCGCCGGGTGATAGAGCGCCGGGCAAACAAGCTCCCCGCGCTGGTGATGCGCCGCGCGCACTCCGAGGTCTCCCGCATCACCATGAGCCGCGTGGGCCCCGCGGCGCCCGCGCTGCTGCCCTGGAAGACCGAGGACTGA